A genomic segment from Halogeometricum sp. S3BR5-2 encodes:
- a CDS encoding OapC/ArvC family zinc-ribbon domain-containing protein gives MPHQCTNCGRVFADGSKEMLSGCPNCGGNKFQFSPSKGGRDDAAETTGQREASPSESTASSDATPPSDSAQSRNPTQSPDSTPTSDSTPPSGRTADANATDAEPADETSGSNTWRRAASRAADAESERPDADRETEAGANPPNDVDAARRRGQSLREWANSRGFASEVQDEKDETTLRENRRRTGDAQRRPPERRSSTETETEAETGPGTDESGASSPERPSDPAGPANQTDRPSDPADRSAEPPSDSANRTDSPSEPTETADRSTGRAASDDDGEDDAQASARSDVVSPDEIRAASEADRPTDANGRVIEPRSDDRPNLDELREELNEQFESIKIVAPGEYELNLMELYDRPEYIISLREDGRYVIEVPDTWGPRDDDR, from the coding sequence ATGCCCCACCAATGTACGAACTGCGGGAGGGTGTTCGCCGACGGCTCCAAGGAGATGCTGTCGGGATGCCCTAACTGCGGCGGCAACAAGTTCCAGTTCAGCCCCTCGAAGGGCGGACGCGACGACGCCGCCGAGACGACCGGCCAGCGAGAGGCGTCGCCGTCGGAGTCGACGGCGTCGTCCGACGCGACGCCACCGTCGGATTCGGCGCAATCACGGAACCCGACGCAGTCACCGGATTCGACGCCGACGTCGGATTCCACACCGCCGTCGGGGCGGACCGCCGACGCGAACGCGACCGACGCCGAACCCGCAGACGAGACGTCCGGGTCGAACACCTGGCGACGCGCCGCCTCCCGGGCGGCGGACGCGGAGAGCGAGCGACCCGACGCCGACCGCGAGACCGAGGCCGGGGCGAACCCCCCGAACGACGTCGACGCCGCCCGCCGCCGCGGGCAGAGCCTCCGCGAGTGGGCGAACTCCCGCGGCTTCGCCAGCGAAGTCCAAGACGAGAAGGACGAGACCACGCTCCGGGAGAACCGCCGGCGGACCGGCGACGCGCAGCGCCGCCCCCCGGAACGCCGGTCGTCGACGGAGACGGAAACGGAGGCCGAGACGGGACCGGGGACCGACGAGAGCGGCGCTTCGTCCCCGGAGCGCCCGTCCGACCCCGCGGGCCCGGCAAACCAGACCGACCGTCCGTCCGACCCCGCGGACCGGTCCGCGGAACCCCCATCCGACTCCGCGAACCGGACCGATAGCCCGTCCGAACCGACGGAGACGGCGGACCGTTCGACCGGCCGCGCCGCCTCCGACGACGACGGCGAAGACGACGCGCAGGCGAGCGCCCGGTCCGACGTCGTCTCGCCCGACGAGATTCGCGCCGCCTCCGAGGCCGACCGCCCGACGGACGCGAACGGGCGCGTCATCGAACCGCGGAGCGACGACCGGCCGAACCTCGACGAACTCCGCGAGGAACTGAACGAGCAGTTCGAGAGCATCAAAATCGTCGCACCCGGCGAGTACGAACTCAACCTGATGGAACTGTACGACCGCCCCGAGTACATTATCTCGCTGCGCGAGGACGGCCGCTACGTCATCGAAGTCCCGGACACGTGGGGACCGCGCGACGACGACCGCTGA
- a CDS encoding adenosine deaminase, whose amino-acid sequence MSQATKIVIGTVGVSAVLAIALLAILAFG is encoded by the coding sequence ATGAGCCAAGCGACGAAGATCGTCATCGGTACAGTCGGCGTGTCCGCGGTTCTCGCCATCGCATTGCTCGCTATTCTCGCGTTCGGATAG
- a CDS encoding DUF2391 family protein has translation MVGVRRRFALADTAQQVVGGFLLAGPFVVTEEVWSLARSMSAVQGALTAVIVLVVGYGALYKADDRDPDREKDVLGVPIRFVSLILVSYLSVFILALAFDAPGTFLEDMAASDGTTFLGFQREMLATTLKATSIGAVFSVIGAATADTVF, from the coding sequence ATGGTCGGAGTACGCCGCCGGTTCGCGCTCGCGGACACGGCCCAACAGGTCGTCGGGGGGTTCCTGCTCGCGGGGCCGTTCGTCGTGACCGAGGAGGTGTGGAGTCTCGCGCGGAGCATGTCCGCCGTGCAGGGAGCGCTCACCGCCGTCATCGTCTTGGTCGTCGGCTACGGCGCCCTCTACAAGGCCGACGACAGGGACCCCGACAGGGAGAAAGACGTCCTCGGGGTTCCGATTCGGTTCGTCTCGCTCATCCTCGTCTCCTACCTCTCGGTGTTCATCCTCGCCCTGGCGTTCGACGCGCCGGGGACGTTCCTCGAAGACATGGCCGCCAGCGACGGAACCACCTTCCTCGGCTTCCAGCGGGAGATGTTGGCGACGACGCTGAAGGCGACGAGCATCGGTGCGGTGTTCAGCGTCATCGGCGCCGCGACGGCCGACACCGTCTTCTGA
- a CDS encoding ABC transporter permease, translating into MSGPPRGNGSSSGTSVRRAVDALRRWGERRALTAVALLTALVLGLLFYYPVGTVFVDAVYAGGEWTLGPLADVLTDPFYREIFRFTAYQALLSTAASVALGLPGAWVLARFDFRGRETLRSLTILPFVMPSIMVAIGFVATFGRTGTLNAVLGALGLPEVTLLYSLPAIVVAHAFYNAPLVTRVTTAVWESVDASAVETARTLGASPRRAFRDVVLPQLLPAIAVGATLTFIFTFASFPIVLALGGYQLATVEVFIYSRVQNLAFAEAASLAVVETALSLGLTYGYLRYEARMSSSGRGARPQRRRPLWPASWTQRAAATRLAVAGYGVVVLLVFVAPVASMLLASVTGPQGGFTLDHYLFLLERQQTGTSYQVRPLTAVRNSLVFGLGTLALALPMGVVTSVLTTRDFRGRKVLDALLMAPLTVSGIVVGLGMLRGLVFGTVVFGTRIQVTGALAVVAAHAVGAYPFVTRTVAPLLGGLDPRLVESARTLGASRVRALLDIELPLVAAGVVAGAAFAFAISIGEFDSTVILAEGSSSYTMPVAVQRYLGRRLGPATAMGCVLLAVTGLSFVVIERFGGRTGGRGGF; encoded by the coding sequence GTGAGTGGACCTCCGCGTGGGAACGGCAGTTCGTCGGGAACTAGCGTGCGCCGCGCCGTCGACGCCCTCCGGCGGTGGGGCGAGCGCCGCGCGCTGACCGCCGTCGCCCTGCTGACGGCCCTCGTCCTCGGTCTGCTCTTCTACTACCCCGTCGGCACCGTCTTCGTCGACGCCGTGTACGCGGGAGGCGAGTGGACGCTCGGACCGCTCGCCGACGTGCTCACCGACCCCTTCTATCGGGAGATATTCCGGTTCACCGCGTACCAGGCGCTGCTGTCCACCGCCGCCTCCGTAGCCCTCGGCCTCCCCGGCGCGTGGGTGCTCGCGCGCTTCGACTTTCGAGGACGGGAGACGCTCCGGTCGCTCACCATCCTCCCGTTCGTCATGCCCTCAATCATGGTCGCAATCGGCTTCGTCGCCACGTTCGGCCGGACCGGGACGCTGAACGCGGTGTTGGGGGCGCTCGGACTGCCCGAGGTGACGCTGCTGTACTCGCTGCCCGCCATCGTCGTCGCGCACGCCTTCTACAACGCGCCGCTGGTGACGCGGGTGACGACGGCGGTGTGGGAGAGCGTCGACGCCTCGGCGGTGGAGACGGCGCGGACGCTCGGCGCCTCCCCCCGGCGCGCCTTCCGCGACGTGGTGCTGCCGCAACTCCTCCCCGCGATAGCCGTCGGCGCGACGCTCACCTTCATCTTCACGTTCGCCTCGTTCCCTATCGTCCTCGCCCTCGGCGGCTACCAACTCGCCACCGTCGAGGTGTTCATCTACTCGCGCGTCCAGAACCTCGCGTTCGCGGAGGCGGCGTCGCTGGCGGTGGTGGAGACGGCTCTCTCGCTCGGTCTGACCTACGGCTACCTCCGGTACGAGGCGCGGATGTCGTCGAGCGGTCGGGGCGCGCGCCCGCAGCGTCGCCGCCCCCTGTGGCCCGCGTCGTGGACGCAACGCGCCGCCGCGACGCGACTCGCCGTGGCCGGCTACGGCGTCGTCGTCCTCCTCGTGTTCGTCGCGCCCGTCGCCTCGATGCTCCTCGCCAGCGTCACGGGTCCGCAGGGCGGATTCACGCTCGACCACTACCTTTTCTTACTGGAACGTCAGCAGACGGGGACGAGCTACCAGGTCAGACCGCTCACCGCGGTGCGCAACTCCCTCGTCTTCGGCCTCGGAACGCTCGCGCTTGCGCTGCCGATGGGCGTCGTGACGAGCGTGCTGACGACGCGTGACTTCCGGGGGCGGAAGGTGCTCGACGCGCTCCTGATGGCGCCGCTGACCGTCTCGGGCATCGTCGTGGGGTTGGGAATGCTCCGCGGCCTCGTCTTCGGCACCGTCGTGTTCGGCACTCGGATACAGGTGACCGGCGCCCTGGCCGTCGTCGCCGCCCACGCCGTCGGCGCGTACCCGTTCGTGACGCGCACCGTCGCCCCGCTTCTCGGCGGCCTCGACCCGCGACTCGTCGAGTCCGCGCGGACGCTCGGCGCGAGTCGCGTCCGGGCGCTCCTCGACATCGAGTTACCGCTCGTCGCCGCCGGCGTCGTCGCCGGCGCGGCGTTCGCCTTCGCCATCAGCATCGGGGAGTTCGACTCGACGGTCATCCTCGCCGAAGGGTCGAGCAGCTACACGATGCCCGTCGCCGTTCAGCGCTACCTCGGGCGACGCCTCGGCCCGGCGACGGCGATGGGCTGTGTCCTCCTCGCCGTCACCGGCCTGAGCTTCGTCGTCATCGAGCGCTTCGGCGGACGGACCGGCGGCCGAGGCGGGTTCTGA
- a CDS encoding MATE family efflux transporter — translation MRFPALLARLGLVDREKGSRAFDLAVPVMVTGGMRTLLRIADFLMVSIALGESAVAGLELGFQYYFIPFGLALALTSGTISVVSRFVGAEDYDAADFAVKQSLWLALLVSLPITVAGWVYATPLVDLLTNDPAAIRLGSAYLRIVMLSVAFRFWSMIAARALAGVGDTRTPMYVRVLTVPTNVVLNAVLIFGLFGAPRLGVEGAAWGTVAANALAATIFFGLLVSGRQAITLRLGGKQWDWSVASEIVRVGLPLAGTRLSRTFGRFPFLFVLGVLGTDVVAAYAIGRRVMLLALMPAWGYSTAASTLVGQAIGGGDDAEATAFGWQTLRIALVTQLLVAAVLFAGAEWLAQLFRAGDVALTATFVRVFGLGVAGFSVSRTMRGALRGAGDTRWPFYGALLGTYVVRLPIAAAALPVGFGLTLLGVTVAPGLGWGLPAVYAAIVADMYARGVVNAARYHSGKWLRVARESGVGSASD, via the coding sequence ATGCGCTTTCCCGCGCTGTTGGCCCGACTCGGCCTCGTCGACCGCGAGAAGGGGTCGCGGGCGTTCGACCTCGCGGTGCCGGTGATGGTGACCGGCGGGATGCGGACGCTGCTCAGAATCGCCGACTTCCTGATGGTGAGCATCGCCTTGGGCGAGTCGGCCGTCGCGGGTCTCGAACTCGGCTTTCAGTACTACTTCATCCCGTTCGGCCTCGCCCTCGCCCTGACCAGCGGCACCATCAGCGTCGTCTCGCGGTTCGTCGGCGCCGAGGACTACGACGCCGCCGACTTCGCCGTCAAGCAGTCGCTGTGGCTCGCCCTCCTCGTCTCCCTCCCCATCACCGTCGCCGGGTGGGTGTACGCGACGCCGCTCGTCGACCTGCTGACGAACGACCCGGCCGCGATACGTCTCGGGAGCGCCTACCTCCGCATCGTCATGCTCTCGGTCGCCTTCCGCTTCTGGAGCATGATCGCGGCCCGCGCCCTCGCCGGCGTCGGCGACACGCGGACGCCGATGTACGTCCGCGTCCTCACCGTGCCGACGAACGTCGTGCTCAACGCCGTCCTCATCTTCGGACTGTTCGGCGCGCCGCGACTCGGCGTCGAGGGGGCGGCGTGGGGCACCGTCGCCGCCAACGCGCTGGCGGCGACCATCTTCTTCGGCCTCCTCGTCTCCGGGCGGCAGGCCATCACGCTTCGCCTCGGCGGCAAGCAGTGGGACTGGAGCGTCGCGAGTGAAATCGTCCGCGTCGGCCTCCCGCTCGCGGGAACGCGTCTCTCGCGGACGTTCGGGCGCTTTCCGTTCCTGTTCGTGCTCGGCGTCCTCGGCACCGACGTGGTCGCGGCGTACGCCATCGGCCGCCGCGTGATGCTCCTCGCACTGATGCCCGCGTGGGGGTACTCAACGGCTGCCTCGACGCTCGTCGGGCAGGCCATCGGCGGCGGCGACGACGCCGAGGCGACGGCGTTCGGCTGGCAGACGCTCCGCATCGCGCTGGTGACGCAACTGCTCGTCGCGGCCGTCCTGTTCGCCGGGGCGGAGTGGCTGGCGCAGTTGTTCCGCGCGGGCGACGTCGCCCTCACCGCGACGTTCGTGCGCGTGTTCGGCCTCGGCGTCGCCGGGTTCAGCGTCTCGCGGACGATGCGCGGCGCCCTTCGAGGTGCCGGCGACACGCGCTGGCCGTTCTACGGCGCGCTCCTCGGGACGTACGTCGTCCGACTTCCCATCGCCGCCGCGGCCCTTCCCGTCGGCTTCGGTCTCACGCTCCTCGGCGTCACGGTCGCGCCCGGTCTCGGGTGGGGACTGCCGGCCGTCTACGCGGCCATCGTCGCGGACATGTACGCCCGGGGCGTCGTCAACGCCGCGCGCTACCACAGCGGGAAGTGGCTCCGAGTCGCCCGGGAGTCGGGCGTCGGGTCGGCGTCGGACTGA
- a CDS encoding DUF7089 family protein, with translation MFESLDLADDVAAVRADHAPDSLVLSADADFETIPPAAAEDLGLVADSLDPKSYPAEWLPEDAPALLVRYAGSDFTIGMPGDGTVVWTRQTVPPAVIAKKRAEGTPTDFLDFLFAEAFVQLGTDAPEHCLPFFGEHYRELDAAVPLPPNDVYQIAAALYEAWLGLQTRETFASWEETHPRLHGAWVDAGERLTGRLDTLPRAVARGGTSFAEATEYACSAVKHGLDLPAPFAALDTAAYVEYGPSYGVRWATKTFEQLGEEDGGTAESGGTVEE, from the coding sequence ATGTTCGAATCTCTCGACCTGGCCGACGACGTGGCGGCCGTCCGCGCCGACCACGCGCCCGACTCGCTCGTCCTCTCGGCCGACGCCGACTTCGAGACGATTCCGCCGGCCGCGGCGGAGGACCTCGGACTCGTCGCCGACTCGCTCGACCCGAAATCCTACCCCGCCGAGTGGCTGCCCGAGGACGCGCCGGCGCTCCTGGTCCGCTACGCCGGCAGCGATTTTACCATCGGAATGCCGGGCGACGGAACCGTCGTCTGGACGCGACAGACCGTCCCGCCCGCCGTCATAGCCAAGAAGCGCGCCGAGGGGACGCCGACGGACTTCCTCGATTTCCTGTTCGCGGAGGCGTTCGTCCAACTCGGCACCGACGCGCCCGAGCACTGCCTCCCGTTCTTCGGCGAACACTACCGAGAACTCGACGCCGCCGTCCCCCTTCCGCCGAACGACGTCTACCAGATTGCCGCGGCGCTGTACGAGGCGTGGCTCGGTCTCCAGACCCGAGAGACGTTCGCCTCGTGGGAGGAGACGCACCCCCGACTGCACGGCGCGTGGGTCGACGCCGGCGAGCGGTTGACCGGCCGCCTCGACACCCTGCCCCGCGCCGTCGCCCGCGGCGGAACCTCGTTCGCGGAGGCGACCGAGTACGCCTGCTCGGCCGTCAAACACGGCCTCGACCTGCCGGCGCCGTTCGCCGCCCTCGACACCGCGGCGTACGTCGAGTACGGTCCGAGCTACGGCGTCCGCTGGGCGACGAAGACGTTCGAGCAGTTGGGCGAGGAGGACGGCGGAACCGCCGAGAGCGGAGGGACGGTCGAGGAGTAA
- a CDS encoding FAD-dependent oxidoreductase, with the protein MSSNNSPTERDESTAERDAYWFRTASGPPYDPLETDVRADVAVVGAGIAGLTAALELAEAGRDVAVIERDRVGEGVTARSSAKVTSLHGFRYASLVEEFDEETARGYAAANEAAVDYVERRCEAADADVGFRRLPAYSYVEDDSERETVESEFEAARRAGLSASLVEEIPVSEDAVGAVRVDDQAQFDPRAYLFALAEAVDDAGGVVFERTRATDLDAGEPHRVRTERGNVVADDVVVATHFPVFDRGGYFARQTPKHSLVVGVRVADPPTEAHFYRESEPYLSIRSAGASADDEPIVLVGGQSHQTGKGGSVRERYERLERQAREHFDVESVECRWSTQDFTPIDDLPYAGEMGPVSDGVYVATGFDGWGMTNGTAAGRIIADLIRDEPNPHADVFDPNRFSLSAAGDFAKENAEVAKSFAGDWVTKPRAEEVRNLDVDEATVLREGSDVRGVYRDDGGDVHAVSAVCPHMGCLVEWNDGDRTWDCPCHGSRFDYEGGVVDGPAVEDLPSAPESESDGSAPESDD; encoded by the coding sequence ATGTCTTCTAACAACTCACCCACAGAGCGGGACGAATCGACCGCCGAACGGGACGCCTACTGGTTCCGCACGGCGTCCGGACCGCCGTACGACCCCCTCGAAACCGACGTGCGCGCGGACGTCGCCGTCGTCGGCGCCGGCATCGCCGGTCTCACGGCGGCGCTGGAACTCGCGGAGGCCGGCCGCGACGTCGCCGTGATCGAACGCGACCGCGTCGGCGAGGGCGTCACCGCCCGGTCGTCGGCCAAGGTGACCTCCCTGCACGGCTTCCGGTACGCGAGTCTCGTCGAGGAGTTCGACGAGGAGACGGCACGCGGGTACGCCGCGGCGAACGAGGCGGCCGTCGACTACGTCGAACGGCGGTGCGAGGCGGCCGACGCGGACGTCGGATTCCGCCGTCTCCCGGCGTACTCGTACGTCGAGGACGACTCGGAGCGCGAGACGGTGGAGTCGGAGTTCGAGGCCGCTCGACGGGCGGGTCTGTCGGCGTCGCTGGTCGAGGAGATTCCCGTCTCCGAGGACGCCGTCGGCGCCGTCCGGGTCGACGACCAAGCGCAGTTCGACCCGCGGGCGTACCTGTTCGCCCTCGCCGAAGCGGTCGACGACGCCGGTGGCGTCGTCTTCGAGCGGACGCGGGCGACGGACCTCGACGCGGGAGAACCGCACCGCGTGCGGACCGAACGCGGGAACGTCGTCGCCGACGACGTGGTCGTCGCCACGCACTTCCCCGTCTTCGACCGCGGGGGCTACTTCGCCCGGCAGACGCCGAAACACTCCCTCGTCGTCGGCGTCCGCGTCGCCGACCCGCCGACGGAGGCGCACTTCTACCGCGAGTCCGAGCCGTACCTCTCGATTCGGTCGGCGGGCGCGAGCGCCGACGACGAACCCATCGTGCTCGTCGGCGGGCAGAGCCACCAGACGGGGAAGGGCGGGAGCGTCCGCGAGCGCTACGAGCGGCTCGAACGGCAGGCCCGCGAGCACTTCGACGTGGAGTCGGTGGAGTGTCGCTGGTCGACGCAGGATTTCACCCCCATCGACGACCTGCCGTACGCCGGCGAGATGGGTCCCGTCTCCGACGGCGTCTACGTCGCCACCGGGTTCGACGGGTGGGGGATGACGAACGGCACCGCCGCGGGGCGAATCATCGCGGACCTGATTCGAGACGAACCGAACCCGCACGCGGACGTGTTCGACCCGAACCGGTTCAGCCTCTCCGCCGCGGGCGACTTCGCGAAGGAGAACGCAGAGGTGGCGAAGTCGTTCGCCGGCGACTGGGTGACGAAACCGCGCGCCGAGGAGGTTCGGAACCTCGACGTCGACGAGGCGACGGTGCTCCGCGAGGGGAGCGACGTCCGCGGCGTCTACCGCGACGACGGGGGCGACGTGCACGCCGTCTCGGCCGTCTGCCCGCACATGGGCTGTCTGGTCGAGTGGAACGACGGCGACCGGACGTGGGACTGCCCGTGTCACGGCTCCCGGTTCGACTACGAGGGCGGCGTCGTCGACGGCCCCGCCGTCGAGGACTTGCCGTCGGCGCCGGAGTCCGAGTCGGACGGGTCGGCGCCCGAGTCGGACGACTGA
- a CDS encoding class I SAM-dependent methyltransferase produces MSVRDEFDAWAADGRDKGMEDRHWHTAKHVLARMPVEPGDVVLDLGCGSGYAGRALRETKGAGRVYGLDGAPEMARNARSYTTDGGAAEDTDEAELGDIGFLVGDFDELPFADDSVDHVFSMEAFYYAADPHHTLEEIARILAPGGTFFCAVNYYEENEASHAWQDRISVEMTRWSGPEYREAFRKAGLHVAEQDNVPDDDIEIPPAEAFPTDDWETREAMVERYRTLGTLLTVGVAP; encoded by the coding sequence ATGAGCGTCAGAGACGAGTTCGACGCGTGGGCCGCGGACGGCCGCGACAAGGGGATGGAGGACCGCCACTGGCACACCGCGAAGCACGTCCTCGCGCGGATGCCCGTCGAACCCGGCGACGTGGTGTTGGACCTCGGGTGCGGAAGCGGGTACGCCGGCCGCGCCCTCCGCGAGACGAAGGGCGCGGGCCGCGTGTACGGCCTCGACGGCGCGCCCGAGATGGCGCGCAACGCCCGGTCGTACACCACCGACGGCGGGGCCGCCGAAGATACCGACGAGGCCGAACTCGGCGATATCGGCTTCCTCGTCGGCGACTTCGACGAACTCCCCTTCGCGGACGACAGCGTCGACCACGTGTTCTCGATGGAGGCGTTCTACTACGCCGCGGACCCGCACCACACCCTCGAAGAGATAGCTCGCATCCTCGCGCCCGGCGGGACGTTCTTCTGCGCGGTGAACTACTACGAGGAGAACGAGGCCTCGCACGCCTGGCAGGACCGTATCTCCGTGGAGATGACGCGGTGGTCCGGTCCCGAGTACCGCGAGGCGTTCCGGAAGGCGGGCCTGCACGTCGCCGAGCAGGACAACGTCCCGGACGACGACATCGAGATTCCTCCCGCGGAGGCGTTCCCGACGGACGACTGGGAGACGCGCGAGGCGATGGTCGAACGCTACCGCACGCTCGGAACGCTCCTGACCGTCGGCGTCGCGCCGTAG
- a CDS encoding thiamine ABC transporter substrate-binding protein — protein MRRRSFLAAAGAGGVAALAGCTGGGDGTATEGGTEAGSETGGDTGTDGTTTGTAGGEVPELVVGTYGAFVDAPSTSPGPWLKETFESEFDATLRYETPDSEVNYYIERALRNVDIPADLYVGLDVNMLIRIDENLDSGLFAPVDGLDRRDTVKESLEFDPRGRAVPYDTGYICIVYDETFGDGGFTAPETFDGLLREQYSGDLLTQNPISSATGKAFLLHTIKAKGEDGYLDYWGNLQENGVRVLEDWTTSYTAYSNGEAPMVVSYSTDQVYAHEEGEDLAKHQLRFPNGQGYANPEGMAMFEGTDRPELARTFMDFVLRPEVQAEIAVRNVQYPATTTAELPESFARYAQEPPEAVTFNYDTLRDNLSEWTSAWERQFVGN, from the coding sequence ATGAGACGACGAAGCTTCCTTGCGGCGGCGGGCGCGGGCGGCGTCGCGGCGCTCGCCGGGTGTACCGGCGGGGGCGACGGGACGGCGACGGAGGGTGGGACGGAGGCGGGCAGCGAAACCGGGGGAGACACCGGGACCGACGGGACGACGACGGGTACCGCGGGCGGAGAAGTGCCGGAGTTGGTCGTCGGCACGTACGGCGCGTTCGTCGACGCGCCGAGCACGAGTCCCGGACCGTGGCTGAAGGAGACGTTCGAGTCGGAGTTCGACGCGACGCTCCGCTACGAGACGCCCGACAGCGAGGTGAACTACTACATCGAACGCGCGCTCCGAAACGTGGACATCCCGGCGGACCTCTACGTCGGCCTCGACGTGAACATGCTCATCCGCATCGACGAGAACCTCGATTCGGGGCTGTTCGCACCCGTCGACGGCCTCGACCGGCGCGACACGGTCAAAGAGTCGCTGGAGTTCGACCCGCGGGGCCGCGCCGTCCCGTACGACACGGGCTACATCTGCATCGTCTACGACGAGACGTTCGGCGACGGCGGGTTCACCGCGCCGGAGACGTTCGACGGACTCCTGCGCGAGCAGTATTCGGGCGACCTGCTGACGCAGAACCCCATCTCCAGCGCCACGGGCAAGGCGTTCCTGCTCCACACCATCAAGGCGAAGGGCGAGGACGGCTACCTCGACTACTGGGGGAACCTCCAGGAGAACGGCGTGCGCGTCCTCGAGGACTGGACCACCTCCTACACAGCCTACTCGAACGGCGAGGCGCCGATGGTCGTCTCCTACTCCACCGACCAGGTGTACGCCCACGAGGAGGGCGAGGACTTGGCGAAGCACCAGTTGCGCTTCCCGAACGGGCAGGGCTACGCCAACCCCGAGGGGATGGCGATGTTCGAGGGCACCGACCGACCCGAACTCGCGCGGACGTTCATGGACTTCGTGCTCAGACCCGAGGTGCAGGCCGAGATAGCCGTCCGCAACGTCCAGTACCCCGCGACGACGACGGCGGAGTTACCCGAGTCGTTCGCGCGGTACGCGCAGGAACCGCCGGAAGCGGTCACGTTCAACTACGACACGCTCCGAGACAACCTCAGTGAGTGGACCTCCGCGTGGGAACGGCAGTTCGTCGGGAACTAG
- a CDS encoding DUF7090 family protein, with amino-acid sequence MDYTLAIENAPETIPGGTGILLLHPSIGETDRIDTDFLKTDTDHFLVISTRTTAREVEQKLEHYDVDESRAVILDTLSVERGYSRRSSENVHYVSSPDDLDGIVEQTRSFLESHEGKLRVSVDSVTEMAYYADVDGAFEATERLLDLLDEHEAVGLFHLSNEVHEEETITRFRDLFEGVVELDVDGSVTCEF; translated from the coding sequence ATGGATTACACCCTCGCCATCGAGAACGCCCCGGAGACGATTCCGGGCGGCACAGGTATTCTTCTCCTGCATCCGAGCATCGGCGAGACGGACCGTATCGACACCGACTTCCTGAAGACCGACACCGACCACTTCCTCGTCATCTCCACCCGAACGACGGCCCGCGAAGTCGAGCAGAAACTCGAACACTACGACGTCGACGAGTCCCGCGCGGTCATCCTCGATACGCTCTCGGTCGAACGCGGCTACTCCCGACGGAGTTCCGAGAACGTCCACTACGTCTCCTCGCCCGACGACCTGGACGGCATCGTCGAACAGACGCGGAGCTTCCTCGAATCCCACGAGGGGAAACTCCGCGTCAGCGTCGACTCCGTGACGGAGATGGCGTACTACGCCGACGTCGACGGCGCGTTCGAGGCGACGGAGCGACTGCTCGACTTGCTCGACGAACACGAGGCAGTCGGCCTGTTCCACCTCTCGAACGAGGTGCACGAGGAGGAGACGATAACGCGGTTCCGCGACCTGTTCGAGGGCGTCGTCGAACTCGACGTCGACGGCAGCGTCACCTGCGAGTTCTGA
- a CDS encoding DUF2073 domain-containing protein, with translation MPEVTPGDDGVQIDLISGARMEGLASMEKIRLILDGVRDGNIVILEEGLSPDEESKLIEVTMTEISPDEFNGIEIETYPQSQGGQGFLGRLMGKEETKKLTVIGPANQIQTLHKDENLISALVSRK, from the coding sequence ATGCCTGAAGTCACACCCGGCGACGACGGGGTGCAGATCGACCTCATCAGCGGAGCCCGCATGGAAGGGCTCGCGAGCATGGAGAAGATCCGTCTCATCCTTGACGGCGTCCGCGACGGCAACATCGTCATCCTGGAGGAGGGGCTCTCGCCAGACGAGGAGTCGAAACTCATCGAAGTCACGATGACGGAGATCAGCCCCGACGAGTTCAACGGCATCGAAATCGAGACCTACCCGCAGTCCCAAGGCGGACAGGGGTTCCTCGGCCGACTGATGGGCAAAGAGGAGACGAAGAAGCTGACCGTCATCGGCCCGGCGAATCAGATTCAGACGCTGCACAAAGACGAGAACCTCATCAGCGCCCTCGTCTCCCGGAAGTAA